The genomic DNA CACTCTGCCCAGTAATGGGAGAGGAACACCAGGGTTACCTAGtcggaggggagggggggcatgTCGGTTGGCATAAGGCTCTTTAACTGTGCCAGGGCGGAGCAGCTTAGGCGGCTCACCCAGCAGTGATGACATGAGGGGCTGAGGGCCTAATTTGCCTCCTCTGGGCCCCAGCCCACCTCGCTCTGCACCTTCAGGTCTGACAGGGAGAGGAAGAGTTAGGGAGCGATCGACAGGGACCAACACTCCCCCAACCATGACAACAGAGGGAACAGCGGGATGGATAGGTGGAGGGGAAATGCGCTGCAGCATGGGAGGCGGAGGGGGTCGGGGAATAGGTGGAGGAGCGTTGAAGAAAGGGGATGTGGGAGGAGGATGCTGgtggaggagggatggaggaggattCTGCATGTTATCTGCATGGAAGGGCATTTGGAActgagcaggtggaggaggatgagaatGAGGATGGGACGGAGGAGGGTGGAGATGTGCAAGAAGGAGATGTGGTGGAGGAGGCGGCATGTTGGGGTTCATGTCCTCGGCGCCACCCTGGACAATATTGAGAGGCGGGGGGGCAGCGTGGGGTGAGGGAGGCTGAGCTTCCATGtattcctcctcctcgtacCACATTGCTCCCCCTGGCCGACTgacagctcctccccctcttcgaGACCCTCTGCCAAACATGCGGATGCTCTCAACTGTCTTGATGCGCTCTCCAGCGAGTGGGCGGTTGGAGTAGCCTAGAGTTTGGATGGGTGCCCCTTCAGTGCAGGGTGAGACTAGAGTCTCGATACGATGATACTGGCCTTCCTTCTCACCAGGGCCAGGAGAGCCTAGACCTTTTCCTTTGTCCTCTCGCTTTCCACTCAGACCACTGTCGTCTGAGCCGGTGCTCGTCTTACGAGAGCCTGCAGAGAGCCTCCTTTCTCCAATCCCTCTGTTGTTTCCCATGATCCTGTGCTGTCCATCTTTTTTACCCTTCATGTCATAACTAGGAGAAGAGGAGACCGGCTTTTTCACTTCATCTAATTTTGATCCGCTCTTCTTCCCGGCTCCGTAccgagatgaggaggaggagctaaCAAAGTCCCCGTTGCTGTTGCTTCCTGAAGGGGTGATCACAGCGTCCCAGGGTTCGCCACGGTACGCTGTCGGTGAGAGGGTATGACCTCCAGATGACCCTAGAGATTCTGACACACTCCCAGGCGTGTCCATGATCTCATCCTGGGTGGGGGTACAGGCAGCCTCGTCTCTCACCGGGGTTCCATCAACCCCATCAGGACTGACATCACCCAGAGCAAGACTAAAGCCTGGATTACCCTGCAAGAAACTATTGATTTTTGATTCTAGActggggggagagacagaggggacagaggggcgaggagggggtggaggaggaggggacagctgtctctctttcccccaGTCTCTGGTTCTGCCTGGTGTGTCTCGTTTGAAGCTGTTCCCTGGGCTGGGTTTAAGTTTGGGGGTGGTTGGGCTGAGCAGAGCTTTTACTGCTGATGATTCTGGGGAGGTTCGGGTGGGAGGAGCTGAGGCAGTGTTTGTCACACTTTGCAGAAGGGAGGATAAACCTGCACCATGacagaaacaggaggaaaaacAGATTACAACTTAACAAAAAGGTCAGTAATGCTGAATAaatggtgtttaaaatgtaaaacatgtgcattttaccaggtgtgtttgttttggacaGAGCATTGAGAATGCCTTCAGGTGTGATGTCCACTCGTGACAGAATGCTGGCCAGTGCAGGGCTGGAGGGCGTCACTGACTGGCCAGAGGGAGTGGTGGGTGTTGCAGGAGACGGCCGAGCAGGGCTGGCTGCTAAGAAAAAATTAAAGATAGAGAGGGTTTGGTTAAAGAGAGGTTCTGAAAACTCAGATGGTGGTGGTTAAATCCACCTAAAACTTGACCCCTAAGTTTTATTGTGCTTTACACACCCATTAAGGTCTCTCAGATCAATATTTCTATGGTCATATAAACCAAAATATTATTTGAAATATACAAAcccaaatcatttttttgtcaaaagaaATTTGAGTTTCAGCTATTGACATACACATAATACATTATTTGTACCAAGATGTAATACattcatattctttttttcagtttcatttttaacatttttcagtGACAATATCAAGGTTAGTTCAAATCGTATAGAGCATACAGATGCTTTTTACCTagatagaaaaagaaaacaaaactgggAAACAGATATGTCAAATATGGAAACAGATATGACTTAAGCGTTCAATGCTCCAATCTTATGTATAATGGtcaatattaaaatataccTCATggtgctgggggggggggggggggggggattccaGGGTTAgggtaaatgttaaatgtgtttctcaCAATGACTTCTTTATCAAAGACTTCTGTCTGGCATGTTGAGCATTGGGTTCTAGATCTATTGGGCCCCGCCCCCTGAACATACCTGTATTTTTCATTGCAGAAGTGAGCGAGCTAAGAATGGAGCTGATCTTTCCAAGATCCACCTTCTCCAGATTGACTCCCAGAGGGGTTGCTGGAGCAGAGGTAGGAGTCACTGGAGTTGCCGTGGCAGCAGCAATATTGTTGGCCTTCGAAGCTTTAGTTGGTGTGGTCGGAGATTTTAATGCTGCGTCTGACTTTGTAGCCTTGGCAACAGCAGCATTCCCCTTGTCGTTCTTCTCACCTGCTAGTAAGATAATTCAAAGAGCTGATACATTTTCAAATCGACATGACAACACAGCTGGACAGCCTAATATGGATCTATAACAAACATTGAGACCCTCTGTAGCCACTAACCCCCTGCTGTGACAGCATCAGCCTCTTCATCAGACATGTCCATGTCCTCCATGTCTCTGTTGTCACTTGGTAGTTCTCCATCATCCATGGCCTTGCCATCCAGCTCTGGATCCACCTGTGCTCTGCTAGGCCCCAGTCCCAGGAATGGGGAATCAGAGCCAGTGGGGGAAGGGGCGTCTTCAGAAGGGGAGGGGATGGGAGAGTCCTCAGGTCCAGGTAGAGTCGACTTGAGGGAATCCAATTTCCTCTTAAGACTGGCCACACGGTTGGCGAATGCATTGTACGCCTGAGCAGATTGGCAGAAAGAATCAGAATTATATGACAgataatgtgaaaataatatGTAGTTAACCTGATCCAGAGTtatgaaaagaagaataactttaaagtaaattaacagTATTTTGAAGTAAAACAGAGGAGCAGTGCCACATAACATAAgtaacaaataaacacaaagttaacCTGCATATCTTTAGATTTTTCCAGATGATTTTGTAGTCATGAAAAATAAGGATAATATTCAACTGAACACTCACATTGGCCACAATCTTAACCTCCTTATACTGCATCTCGTAGAAAATGTCTGCATTTCCCAAAGCTTCCAGCAGGGGAGGCCctgttttcatctctttgtcAAGGAAGCTGACAAACTCCTGCAACTTCAGACTTCCATCCTCAAAGTCCTTTGCAAACTTGTTCCCTCCTGCTTTGtctgggagaggaggagacggttgacaaacagaaaaaaattaaaaacaaaattaaaatgtttaagtttCATGTTGTTCAATATAACAAATCAATAACAATGTGAATTTCAGTTCACATTTCTCAATGAATGTATTTGTTAAATTTACATGTCATAGGTCTGGCTAATGAATTGGCATTAAGGACAACTACAAcataattcaattcaaaaaacgtATTTGGGCTGTACAATGTTTGATTTCTGAGGTTTTGTATTTAGAATATGACATCTGTAAACTGTCTATTGTTTTAAACTTGAGCATGCAATAAAAAACTGGGCTATGTATAAAATAAAGAGCCAGTATCCTGAGCCTGCCTTACTCAAAATATGAATAGTTATAATGATGACAACAAATGTTCATCTATAAATAACTAATTCCAAACTAATTTACAAATAGTGATGGTGTTAAAAAGGCGTTTATATTTATCgtgaacaaactttaaaaaaaaaaaaaaaaaaagggctgaaaATAATTCTGTAAAAGGAGAACATGAAATAATTTGTATTTAACAAATAAAGGACAAAGAACAATACACGAGAATACAAGAATTATAGTGTTTGATGCTCAAAATCTCCAGGGGGAGGACCCCAAggctttatttgttatttttgctttatcCGTGGGAATGAACACATTAGCTTTTGTTTTGTATGGATTTGACTTTTGAACAAGGTAcattaatttgatttaatgtgAGATTTGTACCTCATTCAATTACAGAATTGTTAGAGTTTCTTTCTAGGAGAGGTACCACCATCCCCTCAAGTAGTGGGACTACTACAAATAAactaaattcaaattaaaaatatttcatgcaacataaacattaaattaaTCTCATTATTGTGGTGAAATCtcagttattttgtgtttggctTTTATGTTAGTTTAGTGACTCTGAAAGTCTTTATTTAACTCAAGTGTTAAAGCAGTGAACATAATTATCTCATGAGTTTTGTGTTTGATATTAAACTACTCTGTTTTGAAATAATCATGTAAGAAAATAACAGATTCAATAATTAACAGCGTGAGCTTAATTCAGGAAGTAGCATtgatttttgttctttattattTCATAATGTAGAGTTTTCCTGTTACATATTTGAATTTCAACCACAAAGTGTTGCATAAATATTTACAAGCATGTAGGGAATTACGGTAAGGAATCTCAAAATGTCCTGAGGGAGCGACCCCTGACCCCCCTCCTATTACCTTTGCCTCACTAATTTTAAATGAACCCTGTACTGTTGTGGAGCCACTGGGCTACCTACAGCCAACGTTGCCCACTTAACAAAGTGACCAGCCCACAGAGAGCCCTAATGCTCCTTTGCAATAATTCCCTAACTGATAAGAATTTGGTAAGCAAACTCAAAAAAATATGAGATATTATAAATATTAGTGTGTATGATAGAATAGTGAAATAGAAATTTCCTGGATGGCTACTTCATGTCTGTGGAGAGCCCTGCATGCTAaccagtttaacattttcaacagtttaaaacaaGAATAGATACAACTACACTAATCTATAcacctcagaaaaaaacatgaagcagaCAGCAGGGACtcagatttttacatttgaaacatATTTTATCTTAAATAATTTAAAGTCTGGGCCACTACGGTTACATATTCTCTTGTTTGACACAGTTGTAACACTCCCTTAATATCATCCAGTCTGCAGGTGCTACTGTGTCATGTGACTTTGGTGTGTTTACAGCATGTAGCCTATTCTTAATATTACTGTCCATAAACTACCACTATTATTTGATATGATCCTGAAcataatttaaacatttcaggGGACAATGCCATCTGTTTTGGGAACTCTGATATGAAATAAGGAGAATGCTTGAATAATTTTCCAGCACATTTAGCTTTATCTCTCGTTTTTCCATAACTGGAAAATTGGTCGACTATTTTCCAGGTTTTGGAAAATCCACGTGGGACAATAAGTTTATGAGAAGGAGGAAATTTAGTGAGTGACTTCTGACCTTTAAGTCTCTTCAGAGCCTCTGTGCTGCAGACGTCCACCCTAAGAGCAGACAGCTGCTTCTCCCTGAACTCCTCTTCTGCAACCACCCGCTTATATGTGGACAACTGCTCAATGAGGGCGTTGGGCTGTTGAAAACAGAGAGCATATCAATTAAGACGATGAAAAAATAACAGCtcttataataaaaataatgtttaatgtATAATCACACAGACTTACTGTGAACTCTTCTACAATCTTGGACTTGAGGGCAGCTTTGTTGACCAGGGCTGGACAATAAAAGGACAATAACACACAATTAAAATTAGAAGTATAACTAATCATTTATAAACATATACTCCTTAAAAGTTACCAGACTCACCCGTTGCAGGAGGagtctccttttctttttccttctcctttattttctctttttctttgtctctctctctctccctttccttttccttctgCCTCTCTCGCTCTTTATCCTTTTTGTTCAAGCACGTTCTGAACTGAGCAATGACCTCTTCAGGGTACACGCTCCTCTCCTCCCAAATCACAAAGATCCTTTCCACTGACTTACGGACCTTCACATCCCTGCAGCGTAAAAAATGGCACGTTACAATGTCAGCAGAAAGGCAGAACAActattgagattaaaaaaaacatgttaaatgtttgcTCAGCACTCCTAGAACTCTGCGTACTCACTTAATGAGCTGAGCGGCGTTGGGAAGGGCTTCTGCGAAGGCGGAACGAAACACAACGGCATTCTTTCTTTTGCAGTTCTGGATTACATCATTTGCAAGGTAAAAGAGAT from Labrus mixtus chromosome 11, fLabMix1.1, whole genome shotgun sequence includes the following:
- the LOC132983889 gene encoding regulation of nuclear pre-mRNA domain-containing protein 2-like isoform X3 is translated as MAAGSGAASGHGARSSNAALEASLDRRFQGVSNTMESIQGLSTWCIENKKHHGLIVRYWMKWLKKSDNNHRLNLFYLANDVIQNCKRKNAVVFRSAFAEALPNAAQLIKDVKVRKSVERIFVIWEERSVYPEEVIAQFRTCLNKKDKERERQKEKERERERDKEKEKIKEKEKEKETPPATALVNKAALKSKIVEEFTPNALIEQLSTYKRVVAEEEFREKQLSALRVDVCSTEALKRLKDKAGGNKFAKDFEDGSLKLQEFVSFLDKEMKTGPPLLEALGNADIFYEMQYKEVKIVANAYNAFANRVASLKRKLDSLKSTLPGPEDSPIPSPSEDAPSPTGSDSPFLGLGPSRAQVDPELDGKAMDDGELPSDNRDMEDMDMSDEEADAVTAGGEKNDKGNAAVAKATKSDAALKSPTTPTKASKANNIAAATATPVTPTSAPATPLGVNLEKVDLGKISSILSSLTSAMKNTASPARPSPATPTTPSGQSVTPSSPALASILSRVDITPEGILNALSKTNTPGLSSLLQSVTNTASAPPTRTSPESSAVKALLSPTTPKLKPSPGNSFKRDTPGRTRDWGKERQLSPPPPPPPRPSVPSVSPPSLESKINSFLQGNPGFSLALGDVSPDGVDGTPVRDEAACTPTQDEIMDTPGSVSESLGSSGGHTLSPTAYRGEPWDAVITPSGSNSNGDFVSSSSSSRYGAGKKSGSKLDEVKKPVSSSPSYDMKGKKDGQHRIMGNNRGIGERRLSAGSRKTSTGSDDSGLSGKREDKGKGLGSPGPGEKEGQYHRIETLVSPCTEGAPIQTLGYSNRPLAGERIKTVESIRMFGRGSRRGGGAVSRPGGAMWYEEEEYMEAQPPSPHAAPPPLNIVQGGAEDMNPNMPPPPPHLLLAHLHPPPSHPHSHPPPPAQFQMPFHADNMQNPPPSLLHQHPPPTSPFFNAPPPIPRPPPPPMLQRISPPPIHPAVPSVVMVGGVLVPVDRSLTLPLPVRPEGAERGGLGPRGGKLGPQPLMSSLLGEPPKLLRPGTVKEPYANRHAPPPLRLGNPGVPLPLLGRVKEPLNLPLPPPSPSPTSSTTSPSTPNSPAVDTAPSLHKPPASPPAMSRNQTPNPVPLLNLPTTRPPMLSVPIPQRPLLRGRNPPQHRYQDHPIGGFRRGKRAGPPFTGGPFHAQKRPFLPPRY
- the LOC132983889 gene encoding regulation of nuclear pre-mRNA domain-containing protein 2-like isoform X1, with amino-acid sequence MAAGSGAASGHGARSSNAALEASLDRRFQGVSNTMESIQGLSTWCIENKKHHGLIVRYWMKWLKKSDNNHRLNLFYLANDVIQNCKRKNAVVFRSAFAEALPNAAQLIKDVKVRKSVERIFVIWEERSVYPEEVIAQFRTCLNKKDKERERQKEKERERERDKEKEKIKEKEKEKETPPATALVNKAALKSKIVEEFTPNALIEQLSTYKRVVAEEEFREKQLSALRVDVCSTEALKRLKDKAGGNKFAKDFEDGSLKLQEFVSFLDKEMKTGPPLLEALGNADIFYEMQYKEVKIVANAYNAFANRVASLKRKLDSLKSTLPGPEDSPIPSPSEDAPSPTGSDSPFLGLGPSRAQVDPELDGKAMDDGELPSDNRDMEDMDMSDEEADAVTAGAGEKNDKGNAAVAKATKSDAALKSPTTPTKASKANNIAAATATPVTPTSAPATPLGVNLEKVDLGKISSILSSLTSAMKNTASPARPSPATPTTPSGQSVTPSSPALASILSRVDITPEGILNALSKTNTPGLSSLLQSVTNTASAPPTRTSPESSAVKALLSPTTPKLKPSPGNSFKRDTPGRTRDWGKERQLSPPPPPPPRPSVPSVSPPSLESKINSFLQGNPGFSLALGDVSPDGVDGTPVRDEAACTPTQDEIMDTPGSVSESLGSSGGHTLSPTAYRGEPWDAVITPSGSNSNGDFVSSSSSSRYGAGKKSGSKLDEVKKPVSSSPSYDMKGKKDGQHRIMGNNRGIGERRLSAGSRKTSTGSDDSGLSGKREDKGKGLGSPGPGEKEGQYHRIETLVSPCTEGAPIQTLGYSNRPLAGERIKTVESIRMFGRGSRRGGGAVSRPGGAMWYEEEEYMEAQPPSPHAAPPPLNIVQGGAEDMNPNMPPPPPHLLLAHLHPPPSHPHSHPPPPAQFQMPFHADNMQNPPPSLLHQHPPPTSPFFNAPPPIPRPPPPPMLQRISPPPIHPAVPSVVMVGGVLVPVDRSLTLPLPVRPEGAERGGLGPRGGKLGPQPLMSSLLGEPPKLLRPGTVKEPYANRHAPPPLRLGNPGVPLPLLGRVKEPLNLPLPPPSPSPTSSTTSPSTPNSPAVDTAPSLHKPPASPPAMSRNQTPNPVPLLNLPTTRPPMLSVPIPQRPLLRGRNPPQHRYQDHPIGGFRRGKRAGPPFTGGPFHAQKRPFLPPRY
- the LOC132983889 gene encoding regulation of nuclear pre-mRNA domain-containing protein 2-like isoform X2 — translated: MAAGSGAASGHGARSSNAALEASLDRRFQGVSNTMESIQGLSTWCIENKKHHGLIVRYWMKWLKKSDNNHRLNLFYLANDVIQNCKRKNAVVFRSAFAEALPNAAQLIKDVKVRKSVERIFVIWEERSVYPEEVIAQFRTCLNKKDKERERQKEKERERERDKEKEKIKEKEKEKETPPATALVNKAALKSKIVEEFTPNALIEQLSTYKRVVAEEEFREKQLSALRVDVCSTEALKRLKDKAGGNKFAKDFEDGSLKLQEFVSFLDKEMKTGPPLLEALGNADIFYEMQYKEVKIVANAYNAFANRVASLKRKLDSLKSTLPGPEDSPIPSPSEDAPSPTGSDSPFLGLGPSRAQVDPELDGKAMDDGELPSDNRDMEDMDMSDEEADAVTAGGEKNDKGNAAVAKATKSDAALKSPTTPTKASKANNIAAATATPVTPTSAPATPLGVNLEKVDLGKISSILSSLTSAMKNTAASPARPSPATPTTPSGQSVTPSSPALASILSRVDITPEGILNALSKTNTPGLSSLLQSVTNTASAPPTRTSPESSAVKALLSPTTPKLKPSPGNSFKRDTPGRTRDWGKERQLSPPPPPPPRPSVPSVSPPSLESKINSFLQGNPGFSLALGDVSPDGVDGTPVRDEAACTPTQDEIMDTPGSVSESLGSSGGHTLSPTAYRGEPWDAVITPSGSNSNGDFVSSSSSSRYGAGKKSGSKLDEVKKPVSSSPSYDMKGKKDGQHRIMGNNRGIGERRLSAGSRKTSTGSDDSGLSGKREDKGKGLGSPGPGEKEGQYHRIETLVSPCTEGAPIQTLGYSNRPLAGERIKTVESIRMFGRGSRRGGGAVSRPGGAMWYEEEEYMEAQPPSPHAAPPPLNIVQGGAEDMNPNMPPPPPHLLLAHLHPPPSHPHSHPPPPAQFQMPFHADNMQNPPPSLLHQHPPPTSPFFNAPPPIPRPPPPPMLQRISPPPIHPAVPSVVMVGGVLVPVDRSLTLPLPVRPEGAERGGLGPRGGKLGPQPLMSSLLGEPPKLLRPGTVKEPYANRHAPPPLRLGNPGVPLPLLGRVKEPLNLPLPPPSPSPTSSTTSPSTPNSPAVDTAPSLHKPPASPPAMSRNQTPNPVPLLNLPTTRPPMLSVPIPQRPLLRGRNPPQHRYQDHPIGGFRRGKRAGPPFTGGPFHAQKRPFLPPRY